A genomic segment from Propionibacteriaceae bacterium ZF39 encodes:
- a CDS encoding glycosyltransferase family 4 protein: MLPDSPISPEHAAPRIGYVVKCYPRFSETFIVREILAREAAGDDITIAALRTTTDTRFHALLARVQAPVSWMPQETKGSGRLWTALTRLRDLRTAAGKGRLTPEALERFFGEEHDVAAQAVHLACWALEHDREHLHAHFASLSGRTTRVAAALAGLTFTLTAHAKDIFHSDNDPVRLTAVLTDADAVVAVSDMTADWIRTIAPGARVERIYNGMDLDELTFTSPVDRPARIVGVGRLVAKKGWPDFLTAVAALRSDGHDVVAEIAGSGPLESELHALTTSLGLDDAVTWHGPMPQHEVLELIRSAAAFAAPCVIADDGDRDGLPTVLLESLALGTPVVGTPVAGIPEAVLDGHTGLIVPEHDTALAAALERLITDRDLRVRLATAGRAHVEAHFDVNDQARHLRALTERVTTPRPRERSDQDVIVVVTDPGVPAYGRKGASAHLQEVLREFTQRFRRVTLVAARLGGPAPNGLEDVVAIELGRPRAGSPAAAELALQALDQQAAAIVEGLVTASRAAHPQGPEPIVYQRYGLWSAGVLEGAKAAGARTVLEINAPLIDEQREHRTLIAAETATEMTIRALRAADVAYAVSTPVARRAEALAGVPVTVIGNGVDIERFTGRAGSGADTPTVAFVGTFRPWHAPDLLVAAATRLTERGTPVKLLLVGDGPNLAETVETARAAGVEVEATGAVDHAAVPGLLARADIACAPYPAGEAYFSPLKVIEYLGAGLPTVASAIADLPEQIRPGEALLVPPGDLAALTTALGELASDPVRRAALGAAGRAAAVERFTWRAVVDGVLDAVDSSINSPIDSPADRAPVVEQISEGVAV, translated from the coding sequence ATGTTGCCTGACAGCCCGATCTCGCCCGAGCACGCCGCACCCCGCATCGGCTATGTCGTCAAGTGCTATCCCCGGTTCTCGGAGACGTTCATCGTCCGGGAGATCCTCGCGCGCGAAGCTGCCGGCGATGACATCACCATTGCCGCCCTGCGCACCACGACCGATACCCGCTTCCATGCCCTGCTCGCCCGGGTGCAGGCACCGGTGAGCTGGATGCCCCAGGAAACCAAGGGGTCGGGCCGGCTCTGGACCGCCCTTACCCGCCTCCGCGACCTGCGTACCGCCGCAGGTAAGGGCCGGCTCACCCCTGAAGCACTGGAGCGGTTCTTCGGCGAGGAGCACGATGTCGCCGCCCAGGCCGTCCACCTCGCCTGCTGGGCCCTCGAACACGATCGGGAGCACCTGCATGCCCACTTCGCCTCGCTCTCGGGCCGCACCACCCGCGTCGCGGCTGCTCTGGCCGGCCTCACGTTCACCCTGACCGCGCACGCCAAGGACATCTTCCACAGCGACAACGACCCGGTCCGGCTCACCGCGGTGCTGACCGACGCCGATGCCGTCGTCGCCGTGAGCGACATGACCGCCGACTGGATCCGCACGATCGCTCCGGGTGCCCGTGTCGAGCGGATCTACAACGGCATGGACCTCGACGAGCTCACCTTCACCTCGCCCGTCGACCGTCCGGCCCGCATCGTCGGCGTGGGCCGACTGGTCGCCAAGAAGGGCTGGCCCGACTTCCTCACCGCTGTCGCTGCCCTCCGCTCCGACGGGCACGACGTCGTCGCCGAGATCGCGGGCTCGGGCCCGCTGGAGTCCGAACTCCACGCCCTCACCACCTCGCTCGGGCTCGATGACGCCGTCACCTGGCACGGGCCGATGCCCCAGCACGAGGTGCTCGAGCTGATCCGCTCGGCCGCCGCCTTCGCCGCCCCCTGTGTGATCGCCGACGACGGCGACCGCGACGGCCTGCCGACGGTCCTGCTCGAATCGCTCGCGCTCGGCACCCCGGTCGTGGGTACGCCCGTGGCCGGGATCCCCGAGGCGGTTCTCGACGGGCACACCGGCCTGATCGTGCCCGAACACGACACGGCCCTGGCCGCAGCCCTCGAGCGGCTCATCACCGATCGCGACCTCCGCGTACGCCTCGCCACCGCCGGGCGCGCCCACGTCGAGGCCCACTTCGATGTCAATGACCAGGCACGCCATCTGCGCGCGCTGACCGAACGAGTCACAACACCCCGACCGCGCGAGCGCTCCGACCAGGACGTCATCGTCGTGGTGACCGATCCGGGTGTCCCGGCGTACGGCCGCAAGGGCGCCTCGGCCCACCTCCAGGAGGTGCTGCGCGAGTTCACGCAGCGGTTCCGCCGCGTGACCCTCGTGGCCGCCCGCCTGGGCGGCCCGGCCCCGAATGGCCTCGAGGACGTCGTGGCGATCGAACTCGGTCGTCCTCGGGCCGGCTCGCCGGCGGCCGCCGAGCTCGCGCTGCAGGCCCTCGATCAACAGGCCGCCGCCATTGTCGAGGGGCTCGTCACGGCCTCCCGCGCCGCGCATCCGCAGGGTCCCGAGCCGATCGTCTATCAGCGCTACGGCCTGTGGAGTGCCGGGGTGCTCGAGGGCGCGAAGGCCGCGGGCGCCCGCACCGTCCTCGAGATCAACGCGCCCCTGATCGACGAGCAGCGGGAGCACCGCACGCTCATCGCGGCCGAGACTGCCACTGAGATGACGATCCGCGCCCTTCGGGCCGCCGACGTGGCGTACGCCGTCAGCACTCCCGTCGCCCGGCGGGCCGAGGCCCTCGCCGGCGTACCCGTCACCGTCATCGGCAACGGCGTCGATATCGAACGCTTCACCGGGCGCGCGGGGAGCGGTGCGGACACCCCGACGGTCGCCTTCGTCGGGACTTTCCGGCCATGGCATGCGCCCGATCTCCTCGTCGCGGCTGCGACCCGACTCACCGAGCGGGGCACGCCCGTGAAACTCCTCCTCGTCGGCGACGGCCCCAACCTGGCCGAGACCGTCGAGACGGCCCGCGCCGCCGGCGTCGAGGTCGAGGCGACCGGGGCGGTCGACCACGCGGCGGTCCCCGGGCTGCTGGCCCGCGCCGATATCGCGTGTGCGCCCTACCCGGCGGGGGAGGCGTACTTCTCGCCCCTCAAGGTCATCGAATATCTCGGCGCCGGACTGCCGACCGTGGCGTCCGCCATCGCCGACCTGCCGGAGCAGATCCGTCCGGGTGAGGCGTTGCTCGTCCCGCCCGGCGACCTGGCTGCCCTGACGACGGCGCTGGGCGAGCTCGCGTCCGATCCGGTACGCCGAGCCGCGCTCGGTGCGGCCGGGCGGGCGGCTGCGGTCGAGCGGTTCACGTGGCGGGCCGTGGTCGATGGCGTGCTGGACGCCGTCGACTCCTCGATCAACTCTCCGATCGACTCTCCGGCCGACCGCGCGCCGGTGGTCGAGCAGATCTCCGAAGGGGTGGCCGTCTGA
- a CDS encoding VOC family protein, with the protein MAERTPVLVVSDVEKSAEFCTEVLGLELVSGAPEWVFGLGEIRVRLVEAARADLELGQSVEAGTTMVRLEAANIGLLHERCQLHKVVVKKMQLRRTRWNTDEFTAEDPDGNRINFWSVSVT; encoded by the coding sequence ATGGCCGAACGTACACCCGTCCTGGTGGTTTCCGATGTCGAGAAGTCGGCGGAGTTCTGCACCGAGGTGCTCGGGCTCGAACTGGTTTCGGGCGCTCCGGAGTGGGTGTTCGGGCTGGGGGAGATTCGCGTACGCCTCGTCGAGGCGGCCCGGGCCGATCTCGAACTCGGCCAGTCGGTCGAAGCCGGCACGACGATGGTGCGCCTGGAGGCCGCCAACATCGGCCTGCTCCACGAGCGGTGCCAGCTCCACAAGGTCGTGGTGAAGAAGATGCAACTCAGGCGGACGCGGTGGAACACCGACGAGTTCACCGCCGAGGATCCCGACGGCAACCGCATCAACTTCTGGTCGGTGAGCGTCACGTAG
- a CDS encoding glycosyltransferase, whose amino-acid sequence MTTPTSLASQPGPPRRPRIALYGHDTQGLGHLRRNLVLAGAFASDLPEGLGADVLLLTGASEVGMFPRPHGVDAVVLPGVRKDERGRYSPRHLRGRLADVVAFRSAMIDTALEGFDPDLVVVDKTPWGFRRELATTLARLKARGTRTVLGLRDVLDDVPTTRRQWQADDSDQAIRTLYDEVWVYGDPEVHDLRVTTGMAEDVAGRTHHVGYLAADRMDDEERAHRPATEGRDYVLVMVGGGQDGAQLARAAAAMTPPPGLDLIILTGPQLAENEVRRVRRVAGNRPRVQVMRFSRHGAAWLTGARAAITMGGANTVAEILDTDVPALVVPRVTPRAEQLVRAEALARWGYLSFLRPQAATTAALDAWVREAVTTRSDRTALDRGGVAAATKRARSLLESRADPVGAPQSPAPPARFARSPHVA is encoded by the coding sequence ATGACCACCCCCACCTCCCTCGCATCGCAGCCGGGGCCTCCGCGTCGTCCCCGCATCGCGCTCTATGGCCATGACACCCAGGGCCTGGGGCATCTCCGGCGCAATCTGGTCCTCGCGGGTGCGTTCGCCTCCGACCTCCCGGAGGGACTCGGCGCGGATGTGCTCCTGCTGACGGGCGCGAGCGAGGTGGGCATGTTCCCGCGCCCGCACGGTGTGGACGCGGTCGTGCTGCCGGGCGTACGCAAGGACGAACGCGGCCGCTATTCGCCGCGGCACCTGCGCGGTCGGCTCGCCGATGTCGTCGCGTTCCGCTCGGCGATGATCGACACCGCGCTTGAGGGGTTCGACCCCGACCTGGTCGTCGTCGACAAGACGCCGTGGGGATTCCGCAGGGAGCTCGCGACGACGCTCGCGCGCTTGAAGGCGCGGGGTACCCGGACCGTGCTCGGGCTCCGCGACGTGCTCGACGACGTCCCGACCACGCGCCGCCAGTGGCAGGCCGACGATTCCGATCAGGCCATCCGGACGCTCTATGACGAGGTGTGGGTCTATGGCGACCCCGAGGTCCACGACCTGCGCGTGACCACGGGGATGGCCGAGGACGTGGCCGGGCGTACCCATCACGTCGGCTATCTCGCCGCCGACCGCATGGACGACGAGGAACGCGCCCACCGGCCCGCGACCGAGGGTCGCGACTATGTCCTGGTCATGGTCGGCGGAGGCCAGGACGGTGCCCAGCTGGCCCGTGCCGCCGCCGCGATGACGCCTCCGCCCGGGCTCGACCTGATCATCCTGACGGGTCCGCAGCTCGCGGAGAATGAGGTACGCCGGGTCCGGCGCGTGGCCGGGAACCGCCCGCGGGTGCAGGTCATGCGCTTCAGTCGCCACGGTGCCGCGTGGCTGACGGGTGCCCGGGCCGCTATCACGATGGGTGGCGCCAACACGGTCGCGGAGATTCTGGATACGGATGTCCCGGCGCTCGTCGTGCCGCGCGTGACGCCCCGCGCCGAGCAACTGGTTCGGGCCGAGGCCCTGGCCCGCTGGGGCTACCTGTCGTTCCTCCGCCCCCAGGCCGCGACCACCGCCGCCCTCGATGCGTGGGTCCGCGAGGCCGTGACCACCCGCAGCGACCGCACCGCGCTCGACCGCGGGGGTGTCGCCGCCGCCACCAAGCGGGCCCGGAGCCTGCTCGAGTCCCGCGCCGATCCGGTCGGCGCTCCCCAGTCCCCAGCCCCGCCCGCCCGATTCGCCAGGAGTCCTCATGTTGCCTGA
- a CDS encoding phosphotransferase produces MNASIAKTLAAALTEGVRAAGRSWHVRRAWPADLTDPGAGVVCELIGADGRVVGARLPAEPAGLVQVVPDDPALPPLSRLRAEGWTVLAHRLSKRAVLRHAEVPVFRKLAAPKATRRAMVRLDAVQRHLAAARSGGDRGVPIAPNPAHADPAAGILDLDPAPGVALRDLLTDPATGVEQAREAGRVLGSALVAMARIEAGPDDLPGHSLADEATVLARWTAAAARLALVDRVAAQTLDEESAAICRELYAAEGRESAPPAVLTHRDVHDGQALVNGAATPVLIDWDTACWADPCIDPANLLAHLDLLCEQVPEAGDRVAAATAGLWAGLLAGDHPALALPLRLELLRRASAARIAAVHAFRKGASRTVA; encoded by the coding sequence GTGAACGCCTCGATCGCGAAGACTCTGGCAGCGGCGCTGACCGAGGGGGTACGCGCGGCCGGGCGCTCGTGGCATGTTCGTCGCGCGTGGCCGGCCGACCTGACGGACCCCGGGGCCGGCGTGGTGTGCGAACTCATCGGCGCCGATGGCCGGGTGGTGGGCGCACGCCTGCCCGCGGAACCCGCGGGCCTCGTCCAGGTGGTCCCCGACGATCCGGCGCTCCCGCCCCTGAGCCGGCTCCGCGCCGAGGGCTGGACCGTCCTGGCCCATCGCCTGAGCAAGCGGGCCGTGCTGCGGCATGCGGAGGTCCCTGTCTTCCGCAAGCTCGCCGCCCCGAAGGCAACCCGGCGGGCCATGGTCCGGCTCGACGCCGTGCAACGGCACCTGGCCGCCGCCCGTTCGGGCGGGGACCGGGGCGTACCCATCGCCCCCAACCCGGCCCACGCCGACCCCGCTGCCGGAATCCTCGACCTGGACCCGGCCCCCGGCGTGGCCCTGCGGGACCTCCTCACCGACCCGGCCACGGGGGTCGAACAGGCCCGGGAAGCAGGACGAGTGCTCGGGAGCGCGCTCGTGGCGATGGCCCGGATCGAGGCCGGACCCGACGACCTGCCGGGGCACTCGCTGGCGGACGAAGCCACGGTGCTGGCCCGGTGGACGGCCGCGGCGGCCCGGCTCGCGCTCGTCGACCGGGTGGCGGCCCAGACGCTGGATGAGGAGTCAGCCGCGATCTGCCGCGAGCTGTACGCCGCAGAGGGCCGGGAATCAGCGCCACCGGCGGTCCTGACCCACCGCGACGTGCACGACGGGCAGGCCCTGGTCAACGGCGCCGCCACGCCGGTCCTGATCGACTGGGACACGGCCTGCTGGGCCGATCCGTGCATCGACCCGGCGAACCTCCTCGCCCACCTCGATCTCCTGTGCGAGCAGGTCCCGGAGGCCGGAGACCGGGTCGCGGCCGCGACGGCCGGACTCTGGGCGGGCCTGCTGGCGGGGGATCATCCGGCGTTGGCACTGCCCCTGCGGCTGGAACTGCTCCGGCGCGCGAGCGCGGCCCGCATCGCGGCCGTGCATGCCTTCCGAAAGGGGGCGTCGCGCACAGTGGCATGA
- a CDS encoding patatin-like phospholipase family protein, whose product MARKARPLGVALQGGGAHGAFTWGILDRLLEDGRFDIQAITGTSAGSVNAAALAYGLVTGDRDTARELLETVWVEVGKKGPGSAMISGSDDDPSLSMLARMGKMMTSSLSPTELNPLGIDPIREVLEEFVDFERLRETKSRVEMGIAATNALNGRVRIFTRKEMTIEAILASACLPKIHAAVEIDGKPYWDGGYSSNPPLTPLLWSGIDDALIVLIVPLGHEGTPESQLEISARENEFLFTSGFHRESEMLAAGIERAQESTWPFVGKLEKQLRRMRWHVMDGGQITGELHPESRMIAHVPFLESLRDAGRDYADEWLAETGVLVGRSSTADLRSFKQLAG is encoded by the coding sequence ATGGCACGCAAGGCTCGCCCGCTGGGCGTCGCGCTCCAGGGCGGAGGCGCCCACGGCGCGTTCACCTGGGGCATTCTCGATCGACTCCTGGAGGACGGTCGCTTCGATATCCAGGCCATCACCGGCACCAGCGCGGGCTCGGTCAACGCCGCGGCCCTGGCGTACGGCCTGGTCACCGGCGACCGCGACACCGCCCGAGAACTGCTCGAAACCGTCTGGGTCGAGGTGGGCAAGAAGGGGCCGGGTTCCGCGATGATCAGCGGCTCCGATGACGATCCTTCGCTCAGCATGCTGGCGCGTATGGGCAAGATGATGACCTCGTCGCTGTCGCCGACCGAGCTCAACCCGCTGGGCATCGATCCCATCCGTGAGGTGTTGGAGGAGTTCGTCGACTTCGAGCGGCTGCGCGAGACGAAGAGTCGGGTCGAGATGGGCATCGCCGCGACCAACGCGCTCAACGGGCGCGTGCGGATCTTCACGCGCAAGGAGATGACGATCGAGGCGATCCTCGCCTCGGCGTGTCTGCCCAAGATCCATGCCGCGGTCGAGATCGACGGCAAGCCCTATTGGGACGGCGGCTATTCCTCCAACCCGCCGCTCACGCCGCTGCTGTGGAGTGGCATCGACGATGCGCTGATCGTGCTGATCGTGCCGCTGGGACATGAAGGTACGCCCGAGTCACAGCTCGAGATCTCCGCCCGCGAGAACGAGTTTCTCTTCACCTCGGGCTTCCACCGCGAGTCGGAGATGCTGGCCGCGGGGATCGAGCGGGCGCAGGAGTCGACGTGGCCGTTCGTCGGCAAGCTCGAGAAGCAGCTCCGGCGCATGCGCTGGCACGTCATGGACGGTGGCCAGATCACCGGTGAGCTGCACCCGGAGAGCCGGATGATCGCGCACGTGCCGTTCCTGGAGTCGCTTCGCGATGCCGGCCGCGATTATGCCGATGAGTGGCTGGCCGAGACTGGCGTGCTCGTGGGGCGCAGCTCCACCGCGGACCTGCGCTCGTTCAAGCAGCTGGCGGGCTGA
- a CDS encoding ABC transporter ATP-binding protein: protein MGRETRSSRICATAQRAREPSPLRRTLGVLRPHLPGSGRLAALGVLAVLAEVVARLLEPWPVSWVIDGVIPSVIGQPVAGGIPRLLIGAAVAVVLVAALRAGAAYLSTLAFANVGAQVTTRLRAHVHERLLGAQLSFHDRMRSGDLVTRVVSDVGRVQEAGVTAGLPLLANVLTVVGMLVVVVILDPILALVVLGVLPLILISGRLTGSRITSASRQQRKREGELAGDAGEAFAAVHTVQAYGIGAHLGQRFANANVKGLKDGVKAKRLSAGLERRTDLLVGLATGVVLGFGGWRVLAGAITPGELVVFITYLKTTFKPLRDLAKHTGRIARAAASGERIADTLDQAMPVRDRTWARPLPARRPGLSVGAVDLRNVTFGYGDAAPILRRAELHVRAGERVALIGPSGVGKSTLINLLLRFIEPRGGVVELDGHDVQDVRLDSLREASAVVLQESVLFAGTLAENVRLGRLDATDAEVEAALRAAALGALIDGHPRGLDQPITEKGSTLSGGQRQRVAIARALLRNPRLVLLDEPTTGLDEASRAEVLEALHHLADGRTTILVTHDTDLLSRVDRVVELRDGRFVECPARLPLPTPNPTPNPVEVSR, encoded by the coding sequence ATGGGCCGGGAAACCCGATCTTCGAGAATTTGCGCTACCGCACAAAGGGCCCGCGAGCCGAGCCCGCTGCGGCGTACCCTCGGCGTCCTGCGCCCCCACCTCCCCGGCTCGGGCCGGCTGGCGGCGCTGGGTGTCCTGGCGGTGCTGGCCGAGGTGGTTGCCCGGCTGCTGGAGCCCTGGCCGGTGAGCTGGGTGATCGACGGAGTCATCCCGAGCGTCATCGGGCAGCCGGTCGCCGGTGGCATCCCGCGATTGCTGATCGGGGCTGCGGTGGCGGTCGTGCTCGTGGCGGCGCTGCGGGCGGGGGCGGCGTACCTCTCCACGCTCGCCTTCGCCAACGTCGGCGCCCAGGTGACCACGCGACTGCGGGCCCATGTGCACGAGCGGCTGCTCGGTGCGCAGTTGTCGTTCCATGACCGGATGCGCTCGGGTGACCTGGTCACCCGCGTGGTGTCCGATGTCGGCCGTGTCCAGGAGGCCGGCGTGACCGCGGGTCTGCCGCTACTGGCGAATGTGCTGACCGTGGTCGGCATGCTGGTGGTCGTCGTGATCCTCGATCCGATCCTCGCCCTGGTCGTGCTGGGCGTCCTGCCGCTCATCCTGATCTCGGGCCGGCTGACCGGTTCGCGCATCACGTCGGCTTCTCGTCAGCAGCGCAAACGCGAGGGCGAGCTCGCCGGCGACGCGGGTGAGGCCTTCGCCGCCGTGCACACCGTGCAGGCCTATGGCATCGGTGCGCATCTCGGCCAGCGGTTCGCCAACGCCAATGTGAAGGGCCTCAAGGACGGGGTGAAGGCGAAGCGCCTGTCGGCCGGTCTCGAACGCCGCACCGACCTGCTCGTCGGCCTGGCGACCGGGGTCGTGCTCGGGTTCGGCGGCTGGCGCGTGCTCGCCGGCGCGATCACCCCGGGCGAGCTGGTGGTGTTCATCACCTATCTCAAGACCACGTTCAAACCGCTGCGCGACCTGGCCAAGCACACCGGTCGCATCGCCCGGGCCGCGGCCTCCGGTGAGCGGATCGCGGACACACTCGATCAGGCGATGCCGGTGCGCGACCGCACCTGGGCCAGGCCCCTGCCGGCGCGTCGGCCGGGGCTGTCCGTCGGTGCGGTCGACCTGCGCAACGTCACCTTCGGCTATGGCGACGCCGCGCCGATCCTGCGCCGGGCCGAACTCCACGTCCGGGCGGGGGAGCGGGTCGCCCTGATCGGGCCCAGCGGGGTGGGCAAGTCGACGCTGATCAACCTGCTGCTGCGGTTCATCGAACCCCGCGGCGGCGTGGTCGAGCTCGACGGCCACGACGTCCAGGACGTCCGTCTCGACTCCCTGCGGGAGGCGTCCGCGGTGGTGCTGCAGGAGTCGGTGCTGTTCGCGGGCACGCTCGCCGAGAACGTCCGGCTCGGCCGCCTGGATGCGACCGACGCCGAGGTGGAGGCGGCGCTGCGAGCCGCCGCGCTCGGTGCCCTGATCGACGGGCATCCGCGCGGTCTCGACCAGCCGATCACCGAGAAGGGCAGCACGCTCTCGGGCGGCCAGCGCCAGCGCGTGGCCATCGCCAGGGCGCTGTTGCGCAATCCCCGGCTGGTCCTGCTCGACGAACCCACCACCGGCCTCGATGAGGCGAGCCGCGCCGAGGTCCTGGAGGCGCTGCACCACCTGGCCGACGGCCGCACCACCATCCTCGTCACCCACGACACGGATCTGCTGTCCCGCGTCGACCGCGTGGTCGAGCTGCGCGACGGCAGGTTCGTCGAATGCCCGGCCCGGCTGCCGCTGCCGACCCCGAACCCCACCCCGAACCCTGTGGAGGTGTCCCGATGA